The DNA region GTGATCCTGGGCGGACTCGGGCTCTGGCCGCTCGTCCGCTACCTGGTGCTGCTCGCGATGCAGACCCCCGGCAACCACCTGCAGTCGATCATCCTCGGTGTGGTGCTGCTCATCACGGCGCTGCTCTCCATCGTGATCGGCGTCGTCGCCGACCTCACCCGCCTCAACCGCACGCTGGCCGAGGAGCAGCTCGACCTGCAGAAACTGCAGCGGTATGGCGACTGACACGGCCCCGGCCGTGTCAGGCACCGTCGCCCGCCCACGGGTCGGCCGTGCCGAGCGCGTCGTCGTCATCGCCCTGACGGTCGCCTTCGCCGCCGTCCTGGCGGTCTGGGCGATCGTGACGACCACCTACAAGGCGCCGGACGAGCCGACGCACGTCGACGCCGTCCTGCACCTGGCGATCGGTGACGCCTGGCCGGAGCCGGGCGCGATGCACTACCTCAACGCCACGCACGACACGCAGATCAGCAACCTGCGACAGCCGGCGTCGGACAACGCGACGTGGGGCCAGCTGCTGCGGGAGTTCCCCGGCGTGCACCCGACGAGCATCGACCAGATGTCGCAGCACCCGCCCACGTACTACGCGCTGGCCGCCGGGGTGCTCCACCTGGTGCACTTCGAGGACCTGCGGTGGGACCACGCCGTGATGGCCCTGCGGCTGTTCGACGCCCTGCTCGTGCTGCCCCTGCCGTTCCTGGCGTGGGCCACCGTGCGTCGACTGACCGGCTCGCCCCGGGCTGCCGTGGTCGGCGGGGCGGCGATCCTGGCCGTCCCCGAGATCGCGTCGATCGGTACCTCGGTGACGAACGACGCCCTGATGCTGCCCCTCGCGGGTGCGCTGGTGTACTTCGTCGTCCGGCTGCTGACGGGCGACCAGCGGGTGCGGACCACGGTGTGGATCGGCCTGCTGCTCGGCGCGATGCTGCTGACGAAGGGAACCGCCCTGCCCGCGGTCCCCTTCGTCGGGATCGCGGTGATGGCGGCGGGCTGCACCCGCGCGACCGTCTGGCGGAACGTGCTGCGCACCACCTGGACGCTGGGGATCGCCGGTGTCGTCGGTGGGTGGTGGTGGCTGCGGAACATCCTCGTGTACCACGCGATCCAGCCCGACGGCATGGCCTACGCCCGTCCGTCGATGCCGTTCCCGGACGACACCGCCGCCAGTCCGGAGGTCTTCCTGCGCGACTACTGGAACGGCGTGACCCGCACGTTCTGGGGCAGCGTCGGCGGCCTGACGCAGTTCCAGTTCGCCCAGTTCCTGATCGACGGCCTGACCATCGTGTCGATCGCCGGCATCGTCGTCTGGGCGTTCCGCCGCGGCCCGTCGCTGCGGCCCGCGATCGTCCTGGCGTCGTACCCCGTCATCCTGATCGCCCTGCACATGCAGAGCGGGTGGGGCGGCTACGTGCGGAACACGATCGTCGCCGGCACCCAGGGGCGCTACTACTACCCCACCCTCATCGCCCTGATCGCCCTGAGCGCCCTGGCCTGGCGGCGCGTGACCGTCACCGCGGCCGGCGCCACACGACTGGCCGTCGGCATGTCCGTCGCAGCGACGGCCATCGCCCTCTACGGCGTCGTCTACGCGCTCCGGGCGTTCGGCCGCGACGCCGCGTTCTGGATCGACGAGTTCTCGATCGTCAAGTTCGACCAGTACGGCATGCTCGCCGCCGGCGGGAACTTCACGCTGGCCACTGTGGCAGCGGTCGCGCTGATCGCCACGGCGGTCCTGCTGGTGCGTTTCGTGCGCCGGACGGCGGTGACGGTGTGACCGCCCGCCGCGAGTGGGTCGTGCTCGGCACGATCACGGCCGCATGGCTGGGCTTGCTGCTCGGCTTCGCCCTGCTCACCCCCGCGTTCGGCGCTCCCGACGAGCCCGCCCACGTCGACGCCGCGTTCCGGTTGGCGCTCGGCCTCGGGTGGCCGCACGGCGGCGAGATGCACTACCTCGCTGCGATCCGGCAGATCGTGGAGCACCCGGTGCCCGCCGTCGACCGCCCCACGGTCGACGCGCTCCTGGCAGCGGTCCCCGGCGACTCCCCCGCGATCGACCCGATGTCGCAGAACCCGCCGACGTACTGGCTCGTCGCCGCGGGCATCCTGCGCCTGATCCGCTTCGGGGCGCACGACTGGGCCACCTCGGTGCTCGTCCTGCGCCTGTTCGACGTCGTGCTCGTGACCGCGCTGCCCGTGCTCGTGTGGGCGACCGTCCGCCGGGTGACGCGGTCGCCACGGACCGCCCTGGTCGCACCGCTGCTGCTCTTCGCGGTGCCGCAGCTCGCGCAGGTCGCCGCCGGCGTGACGTCGTGGGCGCCGATGATCCTGCTCGGCGCCGTGCTCGTGTGGCTGAGCGTGCGCGTGCTCACCGGTGACCGGTCGTGGTGGACCACGGCCGGGTTGGCCGTGGCGGTGACCGGCCTTGCAGCGATCAGCGCACTCGGCCTGCTGGCAGTGCCGTTCGTCGTGCTCGTGTTCGCGCTGGCCCGCGACGAGCGCGACGAGCGCGACGAGCGCGACGAGCGCGACCGCGACCGCGACCGCGACCAGCGCACCGCACGTCCGTGGCGCCGCGCGGCCCTGCACGCCGGCGTGGTCGTCGTCGCCGCCGCCGCGGTGTCCGGCTGGTGGTGGGTCCGCACGCTGCTCGTCAGCGGGACCCTGCTGCCGGACGCCCTGCGCGGCGTCACCACGGTGCAGCCGTACCCGTCGGGCGGCGCGAACCCCGGCGCGTTCGCCGGTCGGCAGTGGGACGGCCTGACCGCCTCGTTCTTCGGGGACTTCGGCGCGAACCAGTGGCCACTGCCGCCCATGGTCGTCGACGCCCTGGCGATCGTCGGTCTCGTCGCCCTCGGCTGGTCGTACGCGCGTCGTGGCGCCGGACGCCGGGTGATGACCATCGCCCTGGTCTGGCCGGTGCTCGTCGTCGTCGCGACCCTTGCCTACAACTGGCGGAACTACCTCGGCACCCACCAGGGCAACGGGCTGCAGGGCCGGTTCCTGTTCGTGGCCGTCGTCGCCCTCGTGCTGTCGCAGGCCGTGGCGTGGCGTGCCCTGGTCGTCCGTCCGGAACTGCGCCGTCGGCTCGCCCGGATCGCCGCCGTCGGCTCGTTCGCCATCGCCCTGTACGGCATCGGCATCGCGTACCGCGGCGCGTGGGAGAACGTCCAGTTCCGGGTCACCCCCGGCGGCCTGTCGGCGATGGCCGGTGGCTCGCTCGCCGGGCCGCTCCCGATCGCGCTGGCCGGCGCGCTGTTCCTCGCCGCCGCCGTCGCAGCCGCCGTGTTCGTCTGGCGCGCGGCCGCAGTGCCGAGCACCACGGCCGCCGTGCCGAGCACCACGACCACCCCCGTCACCGGGCTCCCGCTAGAATCGCCGCCGACCCACGAACCGACCGTCAGGAAAGAGAACTCGTGAAGATCCTCGTCACCGGAGGGGCCGGCTTCATCGGCTCGAACTTCGTCCGCCGCACCCTGGAGGACGCGTACCCCGGCCTCGAGGGCGCCGAGGTCGTCGTCTACGACGCGCTGACCTACTCCGGCAACGAAGCGAACCTCGCACCGGTCGCCGACTCCCCCCGCTACACCTTCGTGCACGGCGACATCCGCGACGCCGCGAAGCTCGACGAGGTCGTCCCGACGGTCGACGCGATCGTGCACTTCGCCGCCGAGTCCCACGTCGACCGCTCGGTCCGCGACTCCGGCATCTTCGTCGAGACGAACGTCGTCGGCACCCAGCGCCTGCTCGACGCTGCGCTCCGCCACGGCACCGAGCGCTTCGTGCACGTCTCCACCGACGAGGTCTACGGCTCCATCAGCGAGGGCTCGTGGGACGAGGAGCGCCCGCTCGAGCCGAACTCCCCGTACTCGGCGTCGAAGGCCGGCAGCGACCTGCTCGCCCGCAGCTACCACCGCACCCACGGGCTGAACCTCTCGATCACGCGCTGCTCGAACAACTACGGGCCGTACCACTTCCCCGAGAAGGTCATCCCGCTCTTCGTCACGAACCTCATCGACGACGTGCACGTCCCGCTGTACGGCGAGGGCAACAACATCCGCGACTGGCTGCACGTCGACGACCACACCCGCGGCATCGCGATGGTCCTGACCCGTGGCCGCGCCGGCGAGATCTACAACATCGGTGGCGGCACCGAGCTCACCAACAAGGAGCTCACGCAGCTGCTCCTCGACGCCACCGGCAAGGACTGGTCGTACGTCGACCGCGTCGCCGACCGCCTCGGGCACGACCTGCGCTACTCGGTCGACATCTCGAAGATCCAGGCCGAGCTCGGCTACGAGCCGCAGGTCCCCTTCGAGCAGGGCCTGGCCGACGTCGTGCAGTGGTACCGCGACAACCGTTCGTGGTGGGAGCCGCTCAAGGAGCGCGCAGCGATCGCATGACCAGGTACCTCATCACCGGCGCCGCCGGCATGCTCGGCCGTGACCTCCAGGCCGCGCTCGCCGGCCGCGACGTCACGGCACTCTCGCGCGCCGAGCTCGACATCACCGACCCGGCCGCGGTGGACGCCGCCGTCGCCGGACACGACGTCGTGATCAACTCCGCCGCGTACACGAAGGTCGACGACGCAGAGTGCCACGAGGACGACGCCTTCGCCGTCAACGCGACCGGCCCGAAGCTCCTGGCCGAGGCCGCGGTCCGCCACGGCGCGAAGCTCGTCACCGTGTCGACGGACTACGTCTTCGACGGCAACGGCACCGCCCCGTACGCCGAGGACGCCCCGACGGACCCGATCAACGCCTACGGCCGCACCAAGGCCGCGGGCGAGGCGTTCGTGCGCGAGATCGCCCCGGACACGTCGTACGTCGTCCGGACCGCCTGGATCTACGGCGCGCACGGACCGAACTTCGCCGCGACGATGCTCCGGCTGGCCGGCTCGCACGACACCGTGAGCGTCGTCACCGACCAGGTCGGTCAGCCGACGTGGACCGGCGACCTCGCCGCGCGGATCGTCGAGCTCGTCGACGGCGACGCCCCCGCGGGCGTCTACCACGGCACCAACGCCGGGCAGGGGTCGTGGTTCGACTTCACCCGCGCCATCTACACCGAGCTCGGACTCGACCCCGAGCGCGTCCTGCCGACCGACAGCGCCGCGTTCGTCCGGCCGGCGCCGCGCCCGGCGTACAGCGTGCTCGGCCACGACGGCTGGTCGCGCGCCGGCCTGGCGCCGATGCGCGACTGGCGCGAGGCGCTGCGCGCCGCGGTGGCCGCAGGAGCGTTGACGAAGTAGGCACGGCAGTCGACCGGGAGGCCCGGATCACGTCCGCCGCGTCGCGAACGTGATCCGGGCCTCCCGTCCCGGTCTCCTGCCGCGGCTTCCAGGGGGCGGCCCACCTGCCCTGGTAGGGTCGGGCAGCCGGGCGCCGGGCCGGTCCTCGGCCCCATCACCACGACGAGGAGAGCAGCACCATGACCACCCTCCACGTCCTCGTCGACCAGGTCGTCGCACCTGTTCCGGGTGGCATCGGGCGGTACGCCGAAGAGCTCGCCCGGCACCTCGTCGCGAACGCGCCGAGCGGCTGCGACGTCGCCGGGGTCGTGTCCGCGGTCAGCTCCGACGAGATGGCCCACCTGCGCACACTGCTGCCCGGTCTGTCCGACCTGCAGCGTCTGCCGCTGGCCCGTCCTGAACTCTCGCTCGCGTGGCAGGGCGGCTTCGTCGGTGGCATCGCGAAGGGCATGGTGCACGCGCCGAGCGTCCTCGCTCCCCTGGTCAAGCACGACCGGTTCCAGGACCCGGGCCGGCAGACCGTCGTCACCGTGCACGACACCGTGCCGTGGACGAACCCCGAGACCCTGACGCCCCGCGGCGTCCACTTCCACAAGGCGATGGTGAAGCGCGCGTGGAAGCACGCCGACGCCGTCGTCGTGCCCACCCACGCGGTCGCGAGCGCACTGAACGAGATCCACCGGTTCGACGACCGACTGCGCGTCATCGGCGGGGCTCCGAGCGGTCGGCTGCGGCTGCCCGTCGACGCCGACCTGCGCGCCGAGCGTCTCGGCCTGCCGGACCGCTACGTGCTGGCCGTCGGCACGCTCGAACCACGCAAGGCGCTCGGGTCCCTCATCGAAGCACTCGCGCACCCCGACGCCCCCGCCGACATCCCACTCGTGATCTCCGGCCCGGACGGCTGGGGGGACGTCGACGTGTACGGCACCGCCGAGCGCGCCGGGCTCGCCCGCGACCGGGTGAAGGTGCTCGGGCGGATCGACGACGCCGACCTCGCCGTGGTCTACGACCGGGCCACGGTCTTCGTGTTCCCGAGCTTCGCCGAGGGCTTCGGCCTGCCCGTGATCGAGGCGATGAGCTTCGGCACCCCGGTCATCCACTCCGACGACCCCGCCGTGGCCGAGGTCGCGTCGGACGCCGGAGTCACCGTCGCCCGGAACCCGCGAGAGTCCTACCCGGAGCGGATCGCACAGGCGGTCTACCAGGTGGTCAACGACCCGTTGCTCGCCGGGCAGCTCGCCGTCGCGGGGCCGGACCGCGCCCGCATGTACGACTGGAGCGACTCCGCCGCCGAGACCTGGCAGCTGCACGCCGACCTCTGAGCCGGCGGCACGTCACTTCTTGTACGTGTAGGTGCTGACCCAGTCGATGTACAGGTGGCCGGTGGCACCCCAGTTGCCGACCTGGAACATGTACCGGTGCGCGGTCTTCGGCACGTGCTTCGTGATCGTCTTGATCACCTTGCCGTCGAGGCGGTAGCGCACCGACTTCCCCGGGATCCACTCGATCGAGTACGTGTGCCACGAGCGCCAGGAGACGCCGGTGCTCAGGCTCGTCGCGTTGACCTCCTGGCCGGGGGTCATCGAGTGGTGGTGCAGCATCGGCTGCTGGTCGAAGTTCGCCTCGGGGTAGTCGATCTCACCGTCCGACCACTTGTCGGACGAGGGCCACAGCATGAACGCGGCACCGTTCCCGTCGCCGCCGGTCGCCTTGGCACGGACGATGAACTTGCCGCCCTTGTGCCCCCACGCACCCGACGGGGTGCCGAACGTGCCGGCGGCGCCGTGCTTGCCGTCGAGCTTGACGTCCATGTACCCGTTGTGCGAGCTGATCTGGGCGCCCGAGTAGTACATGCCCCCGGTGCCGTCCGGGTAGGGCTGCCACGACTTCGCGTAGGTCTTGGCGAACTTCCCCTTGGCGGCCGCCGCCGTGCTGAAGTTCTCGCGGAAGGTCTGCTTGAAGTTCCCGACGTTCCCGATCGGTGCCGAACTGGCGGACGCTGCGGTTCCCGTGCCGAGCGGTCCTGCGACGAGTGCGGCACTGAGGAGCACGACGGTGAGTGCGGCCCGCTTGGTTGCGCGTTTCTGCATGAGCTGTCACTCCCTGACGTGACGGTTCGCACCCGTTCCCGTGGGTGCCGGGCTGCCGGATCTCGACCACCCGCCGTTCACCGTAGTTGCGAAATGCAGCCCGCGCGCGGGGTTGACAGAACCGGTTTATCCCCAGTACGCGGGGGTTGCAGAACGTTCCGTCTACGTCGAAGAAGTGCTGATCAGCGCCGTGTTGCGTCCCCCGTTCTGGGGCTGCCGGCGACTCGTGGACTCGGGCCGGTGGTGGTGTTCAGACCCGCGTGCGACGGCGGCGTGACGACACCACGGCGGTGACGACCGCGGCGAGGAGGGCGACGACCGCGACGACCGCTGCGACCTCGGCCACGTGCAGAGCCAGGAGCCACGACTCGTACTGCGACTTCGTCGCGACGACGTGCTCGTCGGCGCCTCGGAACCACCAGGACACCGGGTCCACCGGGCCGGCACCCCGGGCAGCGACGGCGCACACCACGGCTGCGACGACCGCGACACCGACCAGGACGAGGGTCGCGGTGTGGCGACGGAGTCGAGTGGTCACGGCGTTGCTCAGAGGGAGTCGCGCAGGCGCGCGGCCTTCTCCTCGACCAGTCGCTCGAGGCCGTCGGCGTACTCGGTCAGGCGAGCCGCGACCGCGGGCTCCGAGGTGCCGATGATCCGCGCGGCGAGGAGTCCGGCGTTCGCGGCACCGTTGATCGCCATCGTCGCCACCGGGATGCCGGCCGGCATCTGCACGATGGACAGCAGCGAGTCGAGGCCGTCGAGGCGTGCGAGCTGCACGGGGACGCCGATCACGGGCAGCGTCGTCATCGAGGCCACCATGCCCGGCAGGTGCGCGGCACCACCGGCACCGGCGATCACGACGCGGATGCCACGCTCGGCGGCGCCGCGGGCGAACCGGGTCATCTTGTCGGGCGTGCGGTGCGCCGACACGACGTCCGCCTCGAACGGGATGCCGAGCTCGGCCAGGATGTCGGCCGCAGCGCGCATCGTCGGCCAGTCGGAGTCCGACCCCATGATGATCGAGACGAGCGGCTGGACGGGTGCGTCGGTGTCGGTCACGCGACGAGCCTAGCCGAGCAGCACGCGGCGCCAGGCGCCGTCGTCACGGCCGATCGTGCGCTCCCCCGTGACCCACCGGACGGCCCGTTCGTCAGCCGTCCCGCGCTCGACGGCAGCGCGCACCGCATCGCGCCAGGCCCCGACGTCGTCCGGCACCGCCACGGCCCCGTGGGCCCGCGCCACGGCGTACGAGGGCCGGTCCGAGACCACTGCGGGCAGACCGAGTGCGGTGTACTCGAGGAACTTCAGGTCGCTCTTCGCGCGGTTGAACTCCTCGTCACGCAGGGGCGCGACACCGGCACGCCAGCGCTCCCGGTGCGCCACGAGCCAGCGGGAGAACGCCGGGTAGTGGCCGTCCGGCACCTCGACGCGGCGGAACCAGTCGGCGCCGCCCTCGTCGGTCACCCCGATGACCTCGAGCCGGATCGGCGTGCCGTCGGTGGCCGTCAGGTCGGTGAAGACGTCGCGCAGGAGTTCGAGGTCGGCGGCGTGGGTGAGCGTGCCCATGTAGAGCACCCGGTGCTCTGCCCCGGGGCGATCGTCGTCGTCCTCGGTTGCGCCGGGGGTCCACAGCCCCGGGTCGAGTGCGTTCGGCACGACCGTGACGTCGCGGGCGACCGGGCGCACGACCTCGGCGAGCTCCGGTGTGCTCACGACGACCGTGTCGGCACCGCGGACCAGTGCGTCGATCGAGGCGAGGCGGTCCGGGTCGTACTCGGCGCGGGCGAGGCGCTGGCGGCCGGACTCGGTGAAGAAGTCGTCGTCGACCTCGCCGACGACGCGGACGCCGCGGGCAGCAGCCGCCGCGAGGAAGGGCTGCACGGCGTCGCGCGGCAGGATGTCGCGCTGCACCAGGACGGCGGCGTACGACGTCGTGTCGGTCCCGTCGACGAACGCGACGGGGTCGACCTGGCGGACCTCGGCCGTGCCGCTGGCCGCCAGGTGCTCGGTGCGCCGGACGACGCGCACGTGGGCGGACGCGGGGTGGGCACCGTCACCACCCGCGACGACGTAACCGAGGACCGGCAGCGGAGCAGGCACGAGGGGTGTCCCGGCGACGACCCGGCGGAGTCGACGTGCGGCCCGGCGGACGAGATCACGCGGCATGCGCCCATCCTCTCGCACCTCGCACGGTGCGGGATCGCGGACCGTGCGAGCGGTCAGCGCCGCGCGACCGTCACCGTCCGGCAGGGACTCGCCTTCCGGTCCTTCCCGGTGCCGGTGTTCCGCGCGACCGCGCAGACGGTCCGCTTGCCGGCCTTGAGGGCGACGGTGCCGGCGAAGCCGTGCTTCGTTCCGGACCCCCACGTCCGGTCGACGTCGGCGCGCACGCGTCCCGCCGACAACGACGTCACCCGCCTGCCGTCGACCGTGATCGCGACCGTGCTGGCGGAGGACACGGCGTCACCGTCGAAGGCCCAACCACGGACGCTGATGCCGCCCCGCTTCCCCGTCACCGACTCGAGCGCGACGTAGGGGTCGTGCCGGAAGGCGCGGACGGTGGCGCACCCGAGCGTGGTGTCCGACCCGGCGCCGATGTTCACGGCGGTCACGCAGACCCGGCGAGCGCCGGCGGCAGCGGGGACGACGGCCTCGAAGCCGTGGGTCGCCCCGACGCCCGCGGCGGCGTCGACGTCGGTGCGGCGGAGTCCGGCGGTCACGGCTCCCGCGGCGACGCCGTCGACGGTGGCACGGACCCGGACGGGCTGCGTGGGGTCGTCCTCGTCGAAGGCCCACCCGCGGACCCGGACGCCGCCACCGGTGCCGGCGACGACCTCGAGCGATCCCTGCGGCGCGAGGTCGGCCGCGGGGACCCCGAGCCGGGCGTTCGCGACGAGCGCCTGGGCGTAGGGGGACCACCACTTGCCCGCGGCGGGGGCGCCGTTGCAGGTGCCGTCGCTCGCGCCGGGGGTCTTCACCCACAGCAGGGCGTCGAGTGCGGTGCCGTCGGTGGCGACCCGGGGCGAGGTGCCGAGTCCGGCGCCGGGGCCGTTGCACCAGGTCCCCCGCCAGCCCTGCCCGTTCCGCGAGGTGTCGATCACGTAGTGCGATCCCCCGGTCGCGCTGGAGACCTTCTGCGCGTAGGCCTGTTCCTGCGCGGTCGGGTAGTAGTTCGCGACGTTCGTGAAGAACCCCCGGCCCCGCTGCACGCCGGCACTGTTCAGCCGTGCGGCCATCGTCGCGGGCGGCACCCAGTTCGAGTTGCCGGCGTCGAGGTAGGCGGGCACCCCGGCGGCGGTGAGCCCGGCGACCGTGCGGGACAGGATCCGGTAGCGCTGGTCGTCGAGCGCGGTGCTGCACTTCGCGTTGCTGAGCATCGCGAGGGAGTCCGGCTCGACGATCACGGCGGCGCGGTGTCCGGCGAGCGCCGCGGTGACCTGGTCGACCCAGGCGTCGTAGGAGACCTCGGAGAACCCGCCGGCGGAGTACCCGCCGCAGTCCCGGTCCGGGATCGCGTACAGCACGAACACCGGGGTGGTGCCGGACTGCTCGGCTCCCGAGACCGCCGTGCTGATCGTCTTGGTCAGCTGGGTCCCCTGCGTCCACTCGCCGAGCCACGTCGCGACGGGGTACCGGGCGATGGTCGACGCCGCGGCGGCACCAGCGGGGTCCGAGGCGGCGAGCGCGGTGGCTGCCTTCGCTGCTTCGCTCGTGGGCGACCGGTAGGGCCCCGCACCGTACAGCGACGCAGCCGATGCGGACCGGATGGTCGCCGCGGACGTCGCGGCGGTGGCGCTCGACCCGACCGCGACGGGCA from Curtobacterium sp. MCJR17_020 includes:
- a CDS encoding glycosyltransferase family 39 protein encodes the protein MSGTVARPRVGRAERVVVIALTVAFAAVLAVWAIVTTTYKAPDEPTHVDAVLHLAIGDAWPEPGAMHYLNATHDTQISNLRQPASDNATWGQLLREFPGVHPTSIDQMSQHPPTYYALAAGVLHLVHFEDLRWDHAVMALRLFDALLVLPLPFLAWATVRRLTGSPRAAVVGGAAILAVPEIASIGTSVTNDALMLPLAGALVYFVVRLLTGDQRVRTTVWIGLLLGAMLLTKGTALPAVPFVGIAVMAAGCTRATVWRNVLRTTWTLGIAGVVGGWWWLRNILVYHAIQPDGMAYARPSMPFPDDTAASPEVFLRDYWNGVTRTFWGSVGGLTQFQFAQFLIDGLTIVSIAGIVVWAFRRGPSLRPAIVLASYPVILIALHMQSGWGGYVRNTIVAGTQGRYYYPTLIALIALSALAWRRVTVTAAGATRLAVGMSVAATAIALYGVVYALRAFGRDAAFWIDEFSIVKFDQYGMLAAGGNFTLATVAAVALIATAVLLVRFVRRTAVTV
- a CDS encoding glycosyltransferase family 39 protein; this encodes MTARREWVVLGTITAAWLGLLLGFALLTPAFGAPDEPAHVDAAFRLALGLGWPHGGEMHYLAAIRQIVEHPVPAVDRPTVDALLAAVPGDSPAIDPMSQNPPTYWLVAAGILRLIRFGAHDWATSVLVLRLFDVVLVTALPVLVWATVRRVTRSPRTALVAPLLLFAVPQLAQVAAGVTSWAPMILLGAVLVWLSVRVLTGDRSWWTTAGLAVAVTGLAAISALGLLAVPFVVLVFALARDERDERDERDERDRDRDRDQRTARPWRRAALHAGVVVVAAAAVSGWWWVRTLLVSGTLLPDALRGVTTVQPYPSGGANPGAFAGRQWDGLTASFFGDFGANQWPLPPMVVDALAIVGLVALGWSYARRGAGRRVMTIALVWPVLVVVATLAYNWRNYLGTHQGNGLQGRFLFVAVVALVLSQAVAWRALVVRPELRRRLARIAAVGSFAIALYGIGIAYRGAWENVQFRVTPGGLSAMAGGSLAGPLPIALAGALFLAAAVAAAVFVWRAAAVPSTTAAVPSTTTTPVTGLPLESPPTHEPTVRKENS
- the rfbB gene encoding dTDP-glucose 4,6-dehydratase; amino-acid sequence: MKILVTGGAGFIGSNFVRRTLEDAYPGLEGAEVVVYDALTYSGNEANLAPVADSPRYTFVHGDIRDAAKLDEVVPTVDAIVHFAAESHVDRSVRDSGIFVETNVVGTQRLLDAALRHGTERFVHVSTDEVYGSISEGSWDEERPLEPNSPYSASKAGSDLLARSYHRTHGLNLSITRCSNNYGPYHFPEKVIPLFVTNLIDDVHVPLYGEGNNIRDWLHVDDHTRGIAMVLTRGRAGEIYNIGGGTELTNKELTQLLLDATGKDWSYVDRVADRLGHDLRYSVDISKIQAELGYEPQVPFEQGLADVVQWYRDNRSWWEPLKERAAIA
- the rfbD gene encoding dTDP-4-dehydrorhamnose reductase; amino-acid sequence: MTRYLITGAAGMLGRDLQAALAGRDVTALSRAELDITDPAAVDAAVAGHDVVINSAAYTKVDDAECHEDDAFAVNATGPKLLAEAAVRHGAKLVTVSTDYVFDGNGTAPYAEDAPTDPINAYGRTKAAGEAFVREIAPDTSYVVRTAWIYGAHGPNFAATMLRLAGSHDTVSVVTDQVGQPTWTGDLAARIVELVDGDAPAGVYHGTNAGQGSWFDFTRAIYTELGLDPERVLPTDSAAFVRPAPRPAYSVLGHDGWSRAGLAPMRDWREALRAAVAAGALTK
- a CDS encoding glycosyltransferase family 1 protein; the protein is MTTLHVLVDQVVAPVPGGIGRYAEELARHLVANAPSGCDVAGVVSAVSSDEMAHLRTLLPGLSDLQRLPLARPELSLAWQGGFVGGIAKGMVHAPSVLAPLVKHDRFQDPGRQTVVTVHDTVPWTNPETLTPRGVHFHKAMVKRAWKHADAVVVPTHAVASALNEIHRFDDRLRVIGGAPSGRLRLPVDADLRAERLGLPDRYVLAVGTLEPRKALGSLIEALAHPDAPADIPLVISGPDGWGDVDVYGTAERAGLARDRVKVLGRIDDADLAVVYDRATVFVFPSFAEGFGLPVIEAMSFGTPVIHSDDPAVAEVASDAGVTVARNPRESYPERIAQAVYQVVNDPLLAGQLAVAGPDRARMYDWSDSAAETWQLHADL
- a CDS encoding glycoside hydrolase family 16 protein, which produces MQKRATKRAALTVVLLSAALVAGPLGTGTAASASSAPIGNVGNFKQTFRENFSTAAAAKGKFAKTYAKSWQPYPDGTGGMYYSGAQISSHNGYMDVKLDGKHGAAGTFGTPSGAWGHKGGKFIVRAKATGGDGNGAAFMLWPSSDKWSDGEIDYPEANFDQQPMLHHHSMTPGQEVNATSLSTGVSWRSWHTYSIEWIPGKSVRYRLDGKVIKTITKHVPKTAHRYMFQVGNWGATGHLYIDWVSTYTYKK
- the purE gene encoding 5-(carboxyamino)imidazole ribonucleotide mutase codes for the protein MTDTDAPVQPLVSIIMGSDSDWPTMRAAADILAELGIPFEADVVSAHRTPDKMTRFARGAAERGIRVVIAGAGGAAHLPGMVASMTTLPVIGVPVQLARLDGLDSLLSIVQMPAGIPVATMAINGAANAGLLAARIIGTSEPAVAARLTEYADGLERLVEEKAARLRDSL
- a CDS encoding glycoside hydrolase family 6 protein, with translation MRRRPRRAVVCGAAVALTALVGGLLPVAVGSSATAATSAATIRSASAASLYGAGPYRSPTSEAAKAATALAASDPAGAAAASTIARYPVATWLGEWTQGTQLTKTISTAVSGAEQSGTTPVFVLYAIPDRDCGGYSAGGFSEVSYDAWVDQVTAALAGHRAAVIVEPDSLAMLSNAKCSTALDDQRYRILSRTVAGLTAAGVPAYLDAGNSNWVPPATMAARLNSAGVQRGRGFFTNVANYYPTAQEQAYAQKVSSATGGSHYVIDTSRNGQGWRGTWCNGPGAGLGTSPRVATDGTALDALLWVKTPGASDGTCNGAPAAGKWWSPYAQALVANARLGVPAADLAPQGSLEVVAGTGGGVRVRGWAFDEDDPTQPVRVRATVDGVAAGAVTAGLRRTDVDAAAGVGATHGFEAVVPAAAGARRVCVTAVNIGAGSDTTLGCATVRAFRHDPYVALESVTGKRGGISVRGWAFDGDAVSSASTVAITVDGRRVTSLSAGRVRADVDRTWGSGTKHGFAGTVALKAGKRTVCAVARNTGTGKDRKASPCRTVTVARR